The Passer domesticus isolate bPasDom1 chromosome 15, bPasDom1.hap1, whole genome shotgun sequence nucleotide sequence GTGTGCTGGAGATGCTGACGTTCACCAAGGTGTGGGGAAGTGGGGTTCTGGGGTGCCttgtcctgctgtcacctgcaGGTCCCTTTGAGGTCCCAGCAGGGTCCCAGAGCTGGCCCTCTCCCCCCGCTCCAGATTCCCATTCAGGAGTCACTCATTGAGTTTGTGGATGGTGGCCTCAACAAACTGGCTGCTGAGGCTTTCCAAGGTAGGCAGGGGCACGAGtgtcctgtccccctgtccctcagccatccccagccctgtccttgCAGAAGGGTGGGGCTGGACTGGGATGGGCAGAAGAGGTGTCCTAGGGGAGTTTAGTTCTGGTCCCACTGCTCCATGTGCCCAGGATGTGCCCACCCAGGAGAGCACGTCCCTGGGGAAGGGACATGCTGACCTGTGTCACGTGTGGCTTTGTTGTCCCCAGCCGTGATGAAGTTCATGGGTGACCACCCCCTGCgggggcacacagagctggaCGTCGTCTGCACCATCCTCAAGGTAAATCATCACTGGGGCGCTGAGTCCTGGGGGTGGCCTGGGCAGGGGGTGACAGAGAGGTGGCAGCtgtgcctgtccccagctgtgttcAGAGCACGAGGTCCTGCGGGATGAGGTGTACTGCCAGATCATCAAGCAGATCACCAACAACACCAGCTCCAAGCCGTGAGTCCCTACACCCAGAGGCTGGCACTGGGACACTTGTACCCTGgccaggcccagctgctccagcctggggggacacctggggacctcatcctgtgctgctgcccagggtgaTGGTGCCACCATGGGCACCCTCACCCTGCTCAGGGGATCAGCCCTGGCTGTTCCCACAGGGacagctgccagaggggctggaggctgctctACATCCTCGCCGCCTACTACAGATGCTCTGAGGTGCTCCGGCCCTTCCTCGTGTCCTTCCTGCAGGATGCCAGCAGGCACCCGGAGCTGCCTTTCCACGGTAGGGGCTGGCACACaccccagggtgctggggacactgtgggaaAGGTGTCACAGAGCTCAGGAGGAGCTCTAACAGAGCCAGCGTGCAGCTCAGCCCCGTCCTTCATCCcggtccctgctctgccaggcaTCGCCAAGGCCTGCGAGCAGAACCTGAGGAAAACCCTGCAGTTTGGTGGCCGCAGCCTCTTCCCCAGCAGCATGGAGCTCAAGGCCATGGTGGTGAGGCATGGGGCTCGTGGGTGCCCGTGGggtggagcagggctggtgtcAGCTTGAGAACCCCCCCAGAAGTTCTGGGTACCCACATGGGGTCAGGTTCTCCCTGTGGACTTGGGATCTCCCTCAGACACCACCCTGGAACTGAGCTGATGCTTTTTGGGGATCTTTCCAAAGGAGCACAGCCCTTCTTAGGGTCTGCTCTTCACCACTTTGGGGGTACCCTGAGCCTTCAGGGGTCCCCAGTGGGGATGGAGCTCTATGGACATGGGGTGGGGGCATGATGGTTCAGGTGGACAGGATGGGCAAGAGACAGGATGAGCCCAAAGGGATGGTTCCTTAGGGacagctgcaggatttggggtgtcctgtgggTTCTTGCTGTGTGAAGGCCCCCCTGCACCCCAACGTGTCCTCCCACACAGGCTGGACGCAGCGCCAAGCGccagctcttcctcctgcccGGCGGCATCGAGAGGCACCTCAAGATCAAGACGTGCTCGGTGAgccagaggggacaggaggctCAGTGCACCCCAAGATCATGGTGACACCTCAGCTGTGGGcacccagaggggctgggtgtgGGGGGCTGCACCCTttggctgtccctgctgtgggacTTGATCCTCTGGGAAAAGCGGATCATCACCGGGATGAGCCTCAGTGCAGGGCAAGTTGGTGGCCCGAGCACAGCAGGGGGACGTGGCAGTGTCCcagcctcctgtccctgtgcccaggtggctcTGGATGTGATCgaggagctgtgctgtgagATGGGGCTGCAGAATCCAGAGGCTCTGGAGGAATACATCCTCTTTGTGGTGACCGAGAGAGgtgaggagctggcaggggtgggacatTCGGGACAGGACAAGCCATGCGGGTGGCGTGGTGGCCATCCTCAGACTGCggggtggcacagggcagagcGTGCGGCCGCTGACCCGCCGGGAATACGTCCTGGACGTGGCTGCCGAGACGGAGCTCCGGGACACCAGCTACACCTTCTGGTGCCGCCGCGTGGTCTGGAGCCAGCCCCTCAAGTTCGACAACGAGCTCTACGTCACCGTCCACTACAACCAGGTCGGGCCACCCCCTCAGCCTCCCCCAGGGccacctccctgtccccctcAGAGCGTGCCCTGTCCCCAAGccgtgtccctgtgctctgtcCCCCTCCCAGGTGCTCCCTGACTACCTCAAGGGGCTGTTCACCGTCCTGCCGCCGGCGAGGCCGGGAGAGCAGCACTTCCCGCACGTGGCCAAGCTGGCCGCCCTCCAGCACCGAGCCAAGGACCGCCACCACCTCCCCACGGCGTacggcaggggacagggcaccTGGAGGGGGGGGAAACACGCGTCCCGTGGGGCTGGGGACGCGCTGGCCAGCGCTGGCCCTGACCTCGGGCTCCCCACAGGCGGGAGATGCAGGACTACGTGCCCCCGCAGCTCTTCCGCCTGCTGAAGCCGCAGTCCTGGCTGCAGATGGTGACCCAGCACgtgcagcaggcacaggcactCAGCGCCCACCAGGCCAGGGCACAGTTCCtgggtgaggggacagggaggtgacatcCACAGCGGGAGGATGCAATGCTGCTGGGGATGTGGTCCTGCTGGGGGTGCGATGCTGCCTGGAGGGTGATgatgatggggatgggatgCTGCTAGGACAGCCAGCCCTTGTCCCTGCACGTGCAGGTTGGATTGGCAGGACATGacaggctgctgccaggcccCACTGGGACACCCATTTTTCCCCTCGGATGCTCCTGGGGACTGGGCAGATGGGGCTGGCAGTGGGCACTGAGAGCCCGTCCTCTGCCCCGCAGGGCTGCTGAGCGCCTACCCCATGTTTGGCTCGTCCTTCTTCTACatccagagctgcagcaacAACGCCATTGTTTCGCCCTGCATCCTGGCCGTCAACCAGAACGGCCTCAACTTCCTCAGCAAGGAGACCCACGTAGGTGTGGGACACGTGGAATCATGGAACTGCTCAGGCTGGAACAAACCTTAacgctcatccagttccacctgctggcagggacaccctccacCAGACCAGTTTGCTCCGAGCCCTGTCCAAACCGGGGTCCGTGGTCCCCTGAGGGGGGTGGGTTCCCCTGTCACCCTTAGGGGccacccccctgtccccctcccaGGAGCTGATCGCCAAGTTCCCGCTGAGTGAGATCCAGTCCACGCGCACGCAGCGCCCCACGGCCGGCTCCAGCTCTCCCTACGTGGAGATCACCCTGGGAGACCTCCTGGCCCAGGGCAtcacccagctgcagctggagcaggtcggggacacttggggacatcgggggggccctgctggggctgtcacAGCGGCGGCACGGCCACTGCCCGTCGGCGTGTCCCTCTGCAGGGCCTGGAGCTGTGCCGCGTGGTGGCCGCGCACATGGAGAGGCTGCTGGGCGCCCGGGAGAAGAGGCTGACGCTGCCGCCCAGCGAGATCACCCTGCTCTGAGCCCGCCATGGccggacccccgggaccccgaACCCCCCGGACCCTGGACCCCCGGCACCCCGGCAGGGGGGACAGAGGGTGCCGTGACCACGGGGTGTCCCCAGCTTGGCCAGTGGCCGCTGTCCCCCTGTCACCACCCCGCTCTTGTTCTGGAGTTTTATACACGCCCGGCATGACTCGGTGTCCGTGGTTTTGTGTTGCGCTCGCTGCCGCAGGGGGGATGCTGCCCGCCGTGTCTGACCGATCACCATGTGTTTCCTATTCCCGGTGCCTCGGTTTCCCCCACCGGTCTCCGTTTCCCCATCCcgcccgtgcctcagtttcccccgcCCCTCCCCTTTCAGTCACGCCCCTCCTCCTGTCGCGCTCGTCGCGTCCGCCAGGGGGCGCCGGCGCCGCGCGCCCGCCGCCACCTCCGCGCCCCTCCCTCCCCGCCACGCGCGCGCGCGCGCTCCAACCGCCCAATCAGCGGCCGGCCCGCGGAGCTCGCGGCCGCCCCCCGGCCAATCAGCGCCGCGCGGGGCGGGGCTGCCGCTGCCGGTTAACGGCGCCGGTGGGCGCGCGccgggggggggaaaggggcgggAGCGGGTGGCGCGCTCTGCCCGTACGCGcgcgggaggggcggggccggggcggcggcgcgtgcgcggcggggcggggcgtggcgcgggccggccccgcggcgctCCGGGATGTCGGGCCGGCTCCTGGTGACGTAGCGGGAAGGGCCGCGCCAgacccccgcccgccgccgccccccggcacggcacgggacCCCCCCCACGCCTCCTCCGCTTATCCCCCGCCATGGGCAGAGCCGCGGCGGCGGGAACGGGGGCCGCCGCTGGGAATGTGCCAGGCCCTGCCGCCGCGTGAGCACCGGCAGCGTTGTCCGCGCCCGCCCCGGGCCGAGCCGTGAGTGTGGCCCcggcaaggagggagggagagggcgGGAGCGGGGTCCCGTCCCCCGAGGAGGGTTGGGGGCGGGAGCGGGTCTGGCGCGGCACCGGGACCCCGTGCTCACCTCGCCGTCCGGCGCGGCTCTCTCTCCCGGCAGGGCGGCGGGTGCCATGAGCAGCAGCTGCGCgtcccccgccgccgcccgccgccgcctgcaGCGCCGGGATCGATAGAGGCGGGGGCTGCGGACGCGCCATGGCCGGCAGCGGCTACACGGACCTGCGGGAGAAGCTCAAGTCCATGATGCCCTACCGGGACGGCCACAaaggcggcgggggcggcggcggcctgCCGCGGGAGCCCCCCGAGCCTCCGTACGACCGCAAGCGGCGGCACCAGGAGGACTCCGGCTCCGAGCCCAGCGACTAcgaggagcagaaggaggaggaggaggctcggAAAGTGAAGAGCGGCATCCGCCAGCTTCGCCTCTTCAGCGCCGAGGAGTGCGCCAAGATCGAGGCGCGCATCGAGGACGTGGTGTCCCGGGCGGAGAAGGGGCTCTACAAGGAGCACACGGTGGACCGGGCGCCGCTGCGGAACAAGTATTTTTTCGGGGAAGGCTACACGTACGGGTCTCAGCTGCAGCGGCGAGGCCCCGGGCAGGAGCGCCTGTACCCGCGGGGCGAGGTGGACGCCATCCCCGAGTGGGTGCACGACCTGGTGATCAGGAAGCTGGTGGAGCACCGGGTGATCCCCGAGGGCTTTGTGAACAGTGCCGTCATCAACGACTACCAGCCGGGGGGCTGCATTGTCTCCCACGTGGACCCCATCCATATCTTTGAGAGGCCCATCGTCTCCGTGTCCTTCTTCAGCGACTCGGCGCTCTGCTTCGGCTGTAAGTTCCAGTTCAAGCCCATCAGGGTGTCGGAGCCCGTCCTGTTCCTGCCCGTGAA carries:
- the ALKBH5 gene encoding RNA demethylase ALKBH5 isoform X1, producing the protein MAGSGYTDLREKLKSMMPYRDGHKGGGGGGGLPREPPEPPYDRKRRHQEDSGSEPSDYEEQKEEEEARKVKSGIRQLRLFSAEECAKIEARIEDVVSRAEKGLYKEHTVDRAPLRNKYFFGEGYTYGSQLQRRGPGQERLYPRGEVDAIPEWVHDLVIRKLVEHRVIPEGFVNSAVINDYQPGGCIVSHVDPIHIFERPIVSVSFFSDSALCFGCKFQFKPIRVSEPVLFLPVKRGSVTVLSGYAADEITHCIRPQDIKERRAVIILRKTRLDAPRLETKSLSSSVLPAGYNSDRLSGSNRDQILKPKRSHRKADPDAAHRPRILEMDKEENRRSVLLPKHRRRSNFSSENYWRRSYEYTEDCDEEEEDGSPARKVKMRRH
- the ALKBH5 gene encoding RNA demethylase ALKBH5 isoform X2 produces the protein MAGSGYTDLREKLKSMMPYRDGHKGGGGGGGLPREPPEPPYDRKRRHQEDSGSEPSDYEEQKEEEEARKVKSGIRQLRLFSAEECAKIEARIEDVVSRAEKGLYKEHTVDRAPLRNKYFFGEGYTYGSQLQRRGPGQERLYPRGEVDAIPEWVHDLVIRKLVEHRVIPEGFVNSAVINDYQPGGCIVSHVDPIHIFERPIVSVSFFSDSALCFGCKFQFKPIRVSEPVLFLPVKRGSVTVLRTRLDAPRLETKSLSSSVLPAGYNSDRLSGSNRDQILKPKRSHRKADPDAAHRPRILEMDKEENRRSVLLPKHRRRSNFSSENYWRRSYEYTEDCDEEEEDGSPARKVKMRRH